TGCCGCAGCGTAGACTGGTGTGTCATCTGTACGCGTATAGTAATCGTCGAACTTGTACCAGCTGGTCATAATGCGATCAACCATGGTAGTGTTGTGCTGGAAttgctccatggctgctTTGTAATGCGTAACAAGAAAGTCCATGGAGCAAATCACCTCATCCAAAGACGTCTTGTCCCATTGAGTGTCTTTAGTAATCTCATAGAAAGGTTGTAGAAAATCGTGGATCTCTTGGAGCTCCTGCCAGTGTTCTGGATGGAGGTAATCAAATCTGATGTCACTCTCTGAATAACGATCATCCATAAAGCTGTTAAGCTCTTTGCGGAGTGCGATGGCTACATGAATCATTCGATACCAAGAGTTCCATCTCGTCGAGTTGTCCTGCGGGATCATACGGCCAGCAGCCTGCAGGAACGCTTGGTAACGCTGGGTTGATGAGCGAATCCACACCACAAGATTGTGCAGCATACCGAGTGCCCCATATTGCCGCCAGGCAGTTGCCGTCTCCGCTCTTCCAACAGCTCCCTCCTGTTCCCTGCGGGACAGCCGTGAAACTTGACGCAATGCCTCATCAGAAGCCTCCTTGTTCTTACCGAACAGAAACGCCTGCACGGCCAGATTTATGATATGGCCGTTACAGCGAAGTCTTCGATGAGTGGAATTGAAGCCACAGGTCTCGGCAACAGTGTGCATCATTGTGTCATTGTTGTAAGCGTTAAGAAGCGTAAAGTATCCCATCTTGGCGCGGACACCGTAGGAATCGACGACCTGGAggcagagacccaatcaactaaatcaactacacggcatctgtcaatttagagtaagtgtagattagtaatgaaactttgaatgtagtgtatcaacggacacctcaaatgtagttgatttaagtgtagttgacttcagtggatggaggtttgtggcggcatcatccagagtcgcggcgtagtggggcagcgcatgatggcactaagttaacgcgtctacacgtccacgcgcttgctcatacctctttcctcttcatcttggttttcgtgcaatatagtggcattatctcttgagttgatctcatcgcgcccgtgtcagggttggccacagtgacgctaaccatcccctcgcattaaaaagtgtcagagacgacatattctaacaaatacctccctcttagaaggaggtgatgtccacttttgctggctggtacaacaagtagggcttcccgaggctcctctggtgcgaatctaccttcggctgctcccgtccccttcccttcattcactcttgttgcactcgaatcgcctcttcaatggccagctgttttcgccgcggcagcgagccacgatagctcccgtcttctgaactcatcatcattaagatggatgccctcgagctctttcttctcctctatgatcgagagaaataacggatctaggtcgttgataatgcctgcccgaaaccacgacctcaatacctgacacatcccaactgtttgcgcctgaagattgcaccgttggggaacaaccatctgccctgctgccgagaacatcctctcacattctgcagacattgattgtattgtgacaaagtcgagggccattcgggagagacgagggtattgcaggcgcttctcatgccaatacgctatcggatctcgcacagtcttgtcagtgctctcatggctcgattgccatcgttcgtattcgtcgccaatcgtgtcgtcgtccagtagaggctctgtctgtatggagtcgatacgggactgttcgcaatgctcttcgaaggcattgtagtattgcttctgtcgttttgcaacaggctcgtcatttgaggccaccacaatatggaaatctcgataggactcgtcccacacttcttgaactatcctttttgcagatctgatccagtcgggcttatgtacccaggcctgctcgaaccatccccatctgtatgccgggtggagtgcgagggcggtataatatatcggtgttgtgtcgagaatagtgtaatacttgtctaatttctcccaggccatatttatgcNNNNNNNNNNgtgtgtgtgtgtgtgtggtgtgtttTCTCACCCTGAAACCCAATCAAATCCATGTACATGCCCAGTGACTCCCACCCCTGCTATCCTTGTATCCGTCACCTCGTATCACAAGTGCACAGACAAACGATAGCAAAGGCAGTGCTGATACCGGGGTGTCGATAGTATCAGATCTCGTTATTTCGTTTGTCTCTCTGCTGCCGCAGTCCGTTTTTGTCGATTTCTGCACGGCGATCCATCCTGCTTTTTCCTGGTCTCACTAGGAGGATGCTCGCAgacacctccaacaactcccaAAGCAAAACATTTGTCCTACTCTCTTTCAGATTTTATCATGGTCATTCAGGTGCTCgcagagagaagaagatACCTGGTGGATTAGCAAAGCGATCAGACGTTCTCCGATCATCAGGGTCTCGACAACTCTCTTGGAGTATAAGAACATGGCACCCCTCTTGCCCTGCGCTTGTGTCATTTAATCGTTGAATGGCGTTCTTATCTGTGCCTGTCGTGGTCATCGACTTTAGCTTCATTCCCATTTACTTAACCCACTTCCATCCCTAGTTTGTTTTCCCATTAAACCCTCCGGTGTCTTAAGCGCCTCTACAACCCGCCCCGCAGTCATCACCTTCATACATTCGGAAGCATCGAATATAGCATTACATATGCATTACAGTCCATCGAGTATGGGAACTTGCTTGTTGGAAAATGTACTCGACGGTTCGAGGCCCGCGAGAGCGGCGCAGCATGTTGCTTTCTGTCAGCTCGATGAAgattggcatcaaggtgATTCTTCATGGAGACAATTGCACCCAAGAGAACTTTCAGACGACCTCCCTTCCATACTCCCCGGGCTTTTGGTATGCCCTCAAAGCCCACCAGAGTCAACATCAAGCGGCCCGCGATTAACTCTTGAGGGTGAGCTTCGAAACCCAAACTTAGATTACGTGCTAATAGATTGCTAGCCCCATTCCCCAGCATATCTGATGATTGTTCTCCTTTTCCGGACACTTCCCGTTTAGACAGCCCAAGAATCAACTCACTTGTACGGCTTCCTAGTCTCGCAGAATTCGATCTTGGTATTGAAGCTCTTGCAAGATCATATGCTCCTGCTTGCCTTGACACACCTCTGTCGCCCCTCCCTGCCTATGGCGACGCTCTATCCTTCAACACTTGCCTCAGTTTCAAGAATAAGTTCCTCAAGACCACTATGCTCCTTATTACATGAATGATGCCTGCATGCATGACGTCTCTGGCTTAGACGGTTACCGTAGCCCACCTCCAGATGGCCAGAACAGGCATATCAACCAGAAGTACACCACCGAAGAAGGTGATTTCATCATCTATGCCTGGTACGACAAGAAGCTGAAGTGGAAGCGTATTAAGCAAGATTTCGCCACTATATTCGGCAGAACGCCCGAAAGAATCGTGCAAGGCCTTCAAGGTTGGTGCTACCGCATGAACCAGAGAATACCCCTCTGggatcaagatggctggtTAATCTTTGACAACGAGGATGCTTTGGGGCCGAAGCATATCAGCATGAATTGCAGTGAAAGAGACACCCAAAACAAGCCTATGAAGCCACCTGGTCTTGTCCAACGCTATCCCGAACGCGCTCTTCATTATTCCTGGGTTGACCCTGAAATGAAgtggaggagaatacatcaaaaagaactggccagttgaaaaagtcggctgtccggcctcgaatccttagagacgagaaccaacttacggccaacgattggtctgtacttcaacacttcgcgacgatccttggatactatgaagatgcagtcaagactctagaaggcgacggtttaatcaggaaacgcaagaggggttatactggttcatatgggaacgtttgggatgtgatcaatgggtttgaattcctgcttggcaagctcgaaaaatataaggcgatggcaaaagattttcctgaccccgaacagttcaggatcggcataaatatggcctgggagaaattagacaagtattacactattctcgacacaacaccgatatattataccgccctcgcactccacccggcatacagatggggatggttcgagcaggcctgggtacataagcccgactggatcagatctgcaaaaagagttcaagaagtgtgggcTTTACGCCCAGTCCTGATTGCGAGATTTCATATTGTGGGGCCTcaatgacgagcctgttgcaaaacgacagaacAATAACAATGctcgaagagcattgcgcCGGAGCGCTctacagacagagcctctactggacgacgaccaCACACAAGCCCAGACACTCCTGACCATAAACAAATTGACATGTGTGTAGTCACCGAACCCCCTCCGCGCGTGTACGCGTCCTTGGCTGAACTCTAGTGCTAATAATCGTGCAAGAGTAGCTCGCCGGTGCCATTGCTGTACGTCCCGCGTCTAATACCCTCGTTGCTGGCTCACGTGTCTTACTGGTTTGTAAGCTGTGTTATTGGCATCTGCCAAGGGCCCTGGGTGCACAGCCGTTCCAGTTTGTCCGCGCGTTCACAACGTTTGACAGTAGCACCACTAATCCTGTCGTTGTGGTCATTTTCGGGGCCGACTCGCGCCGGTGGAACATTTCAGAGGCCGTGAAACCCAACTTCTGAAAATGAATCCAGTGCCCACCTCTCATCCCCGCTGCTGCCACGGTAAATCGACTCCTCATGTGCCACGCAAACGTGTCGAAAGGCATCGAAACgcacctccaacaactcgTGCATTTCTGGCTCGTCTGACATGTGTTGTGACACACCAAGAGGGTCCCGTATGCGACAGGCGCGCGAACAAAACCAAGCCAGCAGTGAGACTTTGTCGCACGACCACCTGGGCGTTGCACTTCGAACCGCACTCGTCTGCATCTGTGCGAAATCGTGACCACGATTCGAGCTTTTAACCTGATCAACCCGACAGCACCCCCCCCGCGTGTCGTTTAGCACCCGCACATGtctgtcatgtctggtccatgtcgctcTCTAAGCAGCTTGAGAAGCATTAGCAATTCGTTACCCAAGCCTATCCGCCCACTGTGAGTGGCTCAAGCCAAGCTAAGAAAAGCTGAgaggacttgacttgactggccTGGGCTAGAGTCTGGTAGACTTTCGGACCAAGCGCAAGCGAATGGCTGCACGAAGATGGGGTGAGTTTGGCTGTGGCGCCGTGCAATAAAGCATAACGACG
The sequence above is drawn from the Pochonia chlamydosporia 170 chromosome Unknown PCv3seq00020, whole genome shotgun sequence genome and encodes:
- a CDS encoding restless-like transposase (similar to Metarhizium robertsii ARSEF 23 XP_007826348.1), with the protein product MAWEKLDKYYTILDTTPIYYTALALHPAYRWGWFEQAWVHKPDWIRSAKRIVQEVWDESYRDFHIVVASNDEPVAKRQKQYYNAFEEHCEQSRIDSIQTEPLLDDDTIGDEYERWQSSHESTDKTVRDPIAYWHEKRLQYPRLSRMALDFVTIQSMSAECERMFSAAGQMVVPQRCNLQAQTVGMCQVLRSWFRAGIINDLDPLFLSIIEEKKELEGIHLNDDEFRRRELSWLAAAAKTAGH